One Clostridium sp. CM027 genomic window carries:
- the cls gene encoding cardiolipin synthase, which produces MFTNELLLHFLNLLFIINILFALAVVFLERKNPASTWTWLMVLLFLPTIGFILYLFLGQNLKRKKLFSLKKEEKENLTSIIDKQKEFLNNEDLIKTNPFLSKYSDIMTLNLCSDNSFYTNNNKVTIFTDGKSKFDQLKENLKNAKIYIHMEYYIFQNDNLGRTILEILSQKAKEGVEVELLYDGMGCLKVPKRFFAPLIEAGGKVVCFFPPFVPYINLRVNFRNHRKICTIDGQYGFIGGFNIGDEYLGLSKKFGFWRDTHLFIQGDAIDALELHFLMDWRFAANENSIFDNKYFPHRAHLGNTGLQIVSSGPDSTWKSIRNGYLKMISKAETNIFIETPYFIPDDSILEALKIASLSGVDVRIMIPSKPDHPFVYWASTSYMGELLESGVKCYTYTKGFLHSKFLSIDKSISSIGTANLDIRSFTLNFEINAFIYDKEITSDLEHFFMDDLKFCDELTLEKYVNRSFIVKFKESISRLLSPIL; this is translated from the coding sequence ATGTTTACAAATGAACTATTGTTACATTTTTTAAATTTATTATTTATTATCAATATCCTCTTCGCCTTGGCAGTTGTATTTCTTGAACGCAAAAATCCTGCAAGTACTTGGACTTGGCTTATGGTATTACTATTTTTACCTACCATAGGATTTATTCTATACTTATTTCTTGGTCAAAATTTGAAAAGAAAAAAATTATTTTCTCTAAAAAAAGAAGAAAAAGAGAATCTTACCTCAATTATTGATAAACAAAAGGAGTTCTTAAATAATGAAGATTTAATTAAAACTAATCCTTTTTTAAGTAAATACTCTGACATTATGACACTTAATCTTTGCAGTGATAATTCTTTTTACACTAATAATAACAAGGTAACCATATTTACTGATGGCAAATCAAAATTTGATCAACTTAAAGAAAACCTTAAAAATGCAAAAATATATATCCATATGGAGTATTATATATTTCAAAATGATAATCTAGGAAGAACTATTCTTGAAATTTTATCCCAAAAAGCTAAAGAAGGGGTGGAGGTAGAATTACTCTATGATGGTATGGGATGCCTTAAAGTGCCTAAGCGCTTTTTCGCCCCACTAATTGAGGCTGGCGGAAAAGTTGTTTGTTTCTTCCCACCCTTTGTTCCTTATATAAATCTAAGAGTAAATTTTAGAAATCATCGTAAGATCTGTACTATCGATGGTCAATATGGCTTTATAGGTGGTTTTAATATTGGTGATGAATATTTAGGTCTTTCTAAAAAATTTGGGTTTTGGAGAGATACCCATTTATTCATACAGGGCGATGCAATAGATGCATTGGAATTGCACTTCCTAATGGATTGGAGATTTGCCGCCAATGAAAATTCAATTTTTGATAACAAGTATTTCCCTCACAGAGCTCACCTTGGGAATACAGGTCTACAAATAGTTTCAAGCGGTCCTGATTCAACTTGGAAGTCTATTAGAAATGGATATTTAAAAATGATTAGCAAAGCTGAAACCAATATTTTTATAGAAACTCCTTATTTCATTCCAGATGACAGTATATTAGAAGCTTTAAAAATAGCATCCTTATCCGGAGTCGATGTTCGCATAATGATACCTAGTAAACCAGATCATCCCTTTGTGTATTGGGCTTCTACATCTTATATGGGAGAGCTACTAGAATCAGGCGTAAAATGTTATACCTACACTAAGGGCTTTCTTCATAGTAAATTTCTTTCTATTGATAAGTCTATAAGCTCCATAGGCACCGCTAATTTAGATATTAGAAGCTTTACTTTAAACTTCGAAATTAATGCTTTTATATATGATAAAGAAATAACTTCCGACTTAGAACATTTTTTTATGGACGATTTAAAATTTTGCGATGAATTAACTCTCGAAAAATATGTTAATAGAAGTTTTATTGTTAAATTTAAGGAATCTATTTCAAGATTACTTTCGCCTATATTGTAA
- the rluF gene encoding 23S rRNA pseudouridine(2604) synthase RluF — protein MKTTPNEKEKNIIQPYENSALKIRLNKFISETGFCSRREADKLIDKGNVTLNGKIPEMGTQVSAADHIEINGKPLKHKVEFVYLAFNKPVGITCTTEHKVNGNIIDFINFKKRIFPIGRLDKPSQGLIFLTNDGDIVNKILRSGNNHEKEYIVTVDKPISPNFIKSMANGIPILNTITKKCFVKKEGKYVFKIILTEGLNRQIRRMCEHLGYAVVKLERLRIMNVSIDNLPLGKWRYLTPKELVGINKLISDSIKTENA, from the coding sequence ATGAAAACCACACCTAATGAAAAAGAGAAAAACATTATTCAGCCCTATGAAAATAGTGCTTTAAAAATTAGATTAAATAAATTTATAAGTGAAACGGGTTTTTGCTCTAGGCGTGAAGCAGATAAACTGATTGACAAAGGCAATGTCACCTTAAATGGCAAAATCCCTGAAATGGGCACTCAAGTATCTGCAGCTGATCACATTGAAATAAATGGTAAACCATTAAAACATAAAGTAGAATTTGTCTACTTAGCTTTCAATAAACCCGTTGGAATAACCTGCACTACTGAGCATAAAGTTAATGGAAATATCATAGATTTTATAAATTTTAAAAAAAGAATTTTCCCCATTGGTCGCCTTGATAAACCTTCTCAAGGTCTTATATTTCTAACTAACGATGGAGACATTGTGAATAAAATTTTACGTTCAGGTAATAACCACGAAAAAGAGTATATTGTTACTGTAGATAAACCTATATCCCCTAATTTCATAAAGAGTATGGCAAATGGTATTCCTATACTAAATACTATAACTAAAAAATGTTTTGTAAAAAAAGAAGGCAAATATGTTTTTAAAATAATTTTAACAGAAGGACTTAACCGTCAAATACGAAGAATGTGTGAGCATTTAGGGTATGCTGTTGTGAAACTTGAAAGGCTTAGAATTATGAATGTTTCTATAGACAACTTACCCCTTGGGAAATGGAGATATCTAACGCCAAAAGAACTAGTCGGTATTAATAAGTTAATTTCTGATTCTATTAAAACTGAAAATGCTTAA
- the ispF gene encoding 2-C-methyl-D-erythritol 2,4-cyclodiphosphate synthase, which yields MRIGMGYDVHKLVKGRSLILGGVTIPHEAGLLGHSDADVLVHAIIDALLGAAALGDIGNHFPDTDAKYKGVSSIVLLKYVGSLIKNKNYIIENIDATIIAQNPKMAPHIPPMVINIATALQLPIDKVNIKATTEEGLGFTGRLEGISSNAICLLK from the coding sequence TTGAGAATTGGAATGGGCTATGATGTTCATAAATTAGTTAAGGGTAGAAGTTTAATACTTGGTGGAGTAACCATACCGCACGAGGCTGGATTACTAGGGCATTCAGACGCAGACGTTCTTGTTCACGCTATCATAGATGCTCTTTTAGGTGCTGCGGCTCTTGGTGACATTGGAAATCATTTCCCCGATACTGATGCTAAATATAAAGGCGTGTCTAGCATTGTCCTACTTAAATATGTAGGCAGTTTAATAAAAAATAAGAATTACATAATCGAAAATATTGATGCTACAATAATTGCACAAAACCCTAAAATGGCGCCCCATATACCCCCTATGGTAATAAATATTGCAACTGCGCTACAATTACCTATAGATAAAGTTAACATTAAAGCTACTACAGAGGAAGGCCTTGGTTTTACTGGCCGCCTAGAAGGGATCTCTTCTAATGCCATCTGTCTTTTAAAATAA
- a CDS encoding EAL domain-containing protein gives MLSQKEKTMILENFAEENQPIEIINKLNDGQSEAAVYTVEFSESRKLGVLKIQEMNESGLHNKAFLQAIENGIEGYIPEIIDEVEIQCENNLKRFGVLYELGGDNVLGIKTLKYSMENELALVKQTSEQVAKFLYNWNKPHISEIKSPIDIMKTSLGYRFMDEKFIKGFETLMIDEDKKWLVIDGVDKFFPNPYKFFADEKVWCGRKIKYLDSCIHGDLHGGNIIVSVKKPSIIDFGSYQLHSNIFYDTRYLEIHSLMDYLKFDNNKQRKFWISLCDELTKNVKYVDIPDGEGASILRDIIPELRHGIDYLLSDSRNKLYEPSFYLAGVSAGLNFIRKTKDENKRMAAMIYTMYNLRAVLKHELIDLYNPSLLSSTSVQWFLDEASISEYLDNDSIYKIDEKAYHISGIIKNKSIELTVEPIINLNSGRVKSLEILVRDSRLEFFPDEMFEKARLTGDLENLTMLACDKLNNYLNKLEPFIEEGLFFKLQSDTTRHTIKKVIKKLEGTNLVLEITQRIPRSAFWRNFADELKFKLAMDNFGEGNSNMVELIKMKPHFIKISQEIVKDVHKDEIKALMIEHMVKMGIKTGMKIIAEGIRTLEEKEKLMELGVEYGQGTYFSSAMLIDHADYGIWKQGF, from the coding sequence ATGCTAAGCCAGAAAGAGAAAACAATGATTTTAGAAAATTTTGCAGAAGAAAATCAACCTATAGAAATAATAAATAAATTAAATGATGGACAATCTGAGGCGGCGGTATATACTGTGGAATTTAGTGAATCGCGTAAATTAGGAGTTCTAAAAATTCAGGAAATGAATGAAAGCGGATTACATAATAAAGCATTCTTACAAGCAATAGAGAATGGAATTGAAGGATATATTCCTGAAATTATTGATGAAGTGGAAATACAATGTGAAAATAATTTAAAGAGATTTGGAGTTTTATATGAATTAGGCGGAGATAATGTACTGGGAATTAAAACATTGAAATATTCAATGGAAAATGAATTAGCATTAGTTAAGCAAACTTCAGAACAAGTAGCTAAATTTTTATATAATTGGAATAAGCCTCATATCTCTGAAATTAAATCTCCTATTGATATAATGAAAACTTCCTTAGGTTATAGATTTATGGATGAGAAATTTATAAAGGGTTTTGAAACATTAATGATCGATGAGGATAAAAAATGGCTAGTCATTGATGGAGTTGATAAATTTTTTCCGAATCCATATAAATTTTTTGCAGATGAAAAGGTATGGTGTGGTCGTAAAATAAAATATTTAGATTCATGCATACATGGTGATTTGCACGGAGGAAATATAATTGTTTCGGTGAAAAAACCGTCTATTATTGATTTTGGAAGTTACCAACTTCATAGTAATATTTTTTATGATACAAGGTATTTAGAAATACATTCTTTAATGGACTATTTAAAATTCGATAACAATAAACAAAGAAAATTTTGGATTAGTTTATGTGACGAATTAACAAAAAATGTTAAATATGTTGATATTCCAGATGGAGAAGGAGCTAGTATATTGAGAGATATAATACCAGAATTAAGACATGGTATAGACTATTTGCTCTCGGATTCTAGAAATAAACTATATGAGCCATCTTTTTATTTAGCTGGAGTTTCTGCAGGATTGAATTTCATTCGTAAAACAAAGGATGAAAATAAAAGGATGGCAGCAATGATATATACAATGTATAACTTAAGAGCAGTTTTAAAGCATGAACTTATAGATTTATATAATCCTAGCTTATTATCGAGCACTAGTGTTCAATGGTTTTTAGATGAAGCTTCAATAAGTGAGTATCTAGATAATGATTCAATATATAAAATTGACGAAAAGGCATATCACATTTCGGGTATAATAAAAAATAAGTCTATAGAGCTTACAGTTGAGCCTATTATAAACTTAAACAGTGGTAGGGTTAAATCATTAGAAATACTAGTTAGGGATTCAAGATTAGAATTTTTCCCGGATGAAATGTTTGAAAAAGCTAGACTTACTGGGGATTTGGAAAACCTTACTATGCTAGCTTGTGACAAATTAAATAACTATCTAAACAAACTTGAACCATTTATTGAAGAAGGATTATTTTTTAAGCTTCAATCGGATACAACTAGGCATACTATAAAAAAAGTTATAAAGAAATTGGAAGGGACAAACTTAGTTTTAGAAATTACACAACGCATACCAAGAAGTGCATTTTGGCGTAATTTTGCTGATGAATTAAAATTCAAATTAGCTATGGATAACTTTGGAGAAGGTAACTCTAATATGGTAGAATTGATAAAAATGAAGCCACATTTTATAAAAATTTCTCAGGAGATAGTAAAAGATGTGCATAAAGATGAAATAAAAGCATTGATGATAGAACATATGGTTAAAATGGGGATAAAAACAGGAATGAAGATTATAGCCGAGGGAATACGAACCTTGGAAGAAAAGGAAAAGCTAATGGAACTAGGTGTTGAATATGGACAAGGTACGTATTTTTCTTCAGCCATGCTTATTGATCATGCAGATTATGGAATTTGGAAACAAGGATTTTAG
- a CDS encoding DUF1836 domain-containing protein encodes MVDKAKFTLDNIISLSKSVSENSIILYEELPQYDLFLSQVIDYLNDKFDADNYTNNIVQNYIKGGVISKPEDSKKRGYTKLHLAQLVLLSYMRPILTSEEIKKVFRLAFNEINDRDDDIISWEKAYKIFSDMQKESLNHFVENQFCDKSKLQSIINALDLKESDEERITVFLVVMTLVSQASAIKKLIRKIVDDYEN; translated from the coding sequence ATGGTGGATAAGGCTAAATTTACTCTAGATAATATAATTTCATTATCAAAATCGGTATCCGAAAACAGCATAATTCTGTATGAAGAATTACCTCAGTACGATTTGTTTTTATCACAAGTGATTGATTACTTAAATGATAAATTTGATGCTGATAATTACACTAATAATATAGTACAGAATTATATAAAAGGCGGAGTTATATCTAAGCCAGAAGATAGTAAAAAAAGAGGCTATACAAAGTTACACCTTGCCCAATTAGTCTTACTTAGCTACATGAGACCTATACTTACGTCAGAGGAAATTAAAAAAGTCTTTAGACTAGCGTTCAATGAAATTAATGATAGAGATGATGATATTATTTCATGGGAGAAAGCTTATAAAATTTTCTCTGATATGCAAAAGGAAAGCCTTAATCATTTCGTAGAAAATCAGTTTTGTGATAAATCAAAATTACAAAGTATAATTAATGCTTTAGATTTAAAAGAAAGTGACGAGGAAAGAATAACAGTGTTTTTAGTTGTAATGACATTGGTATCACAAGCTAGTGCAATAAAAAAATTAATAAGAAAAATTGTAGATGATTATGAAAATTAA